Proteins from one Oenanthe melanoleuca isolate GR-GAL-2019-014 chromosome 1, OMel1.0, whole genome shotgun sequence genomic window:
- the ARGLU1 gene encoding arginine and glutamate-rich protein 1 → MGRSRSRSSSRSKHTKSSKHNKKNRSRSRSRSREKERARKRSKSRESKRNRRRESRSRSRSNTAPSSRRDRDRDRDRASSPPDRIDIFGRTVSKRSSLDEKQKREEEEKKAEFERQRKIRQQEIEEKLIEEETARRVEELVAKRVEEELEKRKDEIEREVLRRVEEAKRIMEKQLLEELERQRQAELAAQKAREEEERAKREELERILEENNRKIAEAQAKLAEEQLKIVEEQRKIHEERMKLEQERQRQQKEEQKIILGKGKSRPKLSFSLKSQD, encoded by the exons ATGGGTCGGTCCCGCAGCCGGAGCTCGTCCCGCTCCAAGCACACCAAGAGCTCCAAGCACAACAAGAAGAACCGGAGCCGATCGCGGTCCCGCTCCCGAGAAAAGGAGCGGGCAAGGAAGCGCTCCAAGTCCCGGGAGAGCAAGCGGAACCGGCGCCGGGAGTCGCGCTCCCGCTCGCGCTCCAACACGGCCCCCTCCTCCCGGCGcgaccgggaccgggaccgcGACCGCGCCTCCTCCCCCCCCGACCGCATCGACATCTTCGGCCGCACGGTGAGCAAGCGCAGCAGCCTGGACGAGAAACAGaagcgggaggaggaggagaaaaaagcagagTTCGAGCGCCAGCGGAAAAT TCGTCAACAAGAAATTGAAGAGAAACTCATAGAGGAAGAAACTGCTCGAAGGGTGGAAGAACTTGTAGCTAAACGCGTAGaagaagagctggagaaaagaaaggatgaGATTGAGCGAGAGGTTCTCCGCAGGGTGGAGGAGGCTAAGCGCATCATGGAAAAACAGTTGCTCGAAGAACTCGAGCGACAGCGACAAGCTGAACTTGCAGCACAAAAAGCCAGAGAG GAAGAAGAGCGTGCAAAGCGTGAGGAACTAGAGCGAATACTAGAAGAGAATAATCGAAAAATTGCAGAAGCACAAGCTAAACTG GCTGAAGAACAATTGAAAATTGTTGAAGAACAAAGAAAGATTCATGAGGAGAGGATGAAACTAGAACAAGAGAGACAGCGTCAGcaaaaggaagagcaaaaaaTTATCCTGGGCAAAGGAAAGTCTAGGCCAAAACTGTCCTTCTCTCTAAAAAGCCAGGATTAA